In a genomic window of Salegentibacter salegens:
- a CDS encoding 1,4-dihydroxy-2-naphthoyl-CoA synthase, whose translation MSEINWKTVKEYEDITYKKSGGVARIAFNRPDVRNAFRPKTTSELLDAFHNAHEDTEIGCVLLSAEGPSSKDGKWAFCSGGDQKARGHQGYVGEDGYHRLNILEVQRLIRFMPKAVICVVPGWAVGGGHSLHVVCDLTLASKEHAIFKQTDADVTSFDAGYGSAYLAKMVGQKKAREIFFLGRNYSAQEAYEMGMVNAVIPHDELEDTAYEWAQEIMAKSPTSIKMLKFAMNMTDDGMVGQQVFAGEVTRLAYMTDEAKEGRDAFLEKRKPNFDKKWIP comes from the coding sequence ATGAGTGAAATCAACTGGAAAACTGTAAAAGAATACGAAGATATAACTTATAAAAAATCGGGTGGCGTGGCGCGAATTGCTTTTAACCGTCCCGATGTTCGCAATGCGTTTAGACCTAAAACTACTTCAGAGCTGTTAGATGCCTTTCATAATGCACACGAAGATACTGAAATTGGCTGCGTTTTACTTTCGGCCGAGGGCCCATCATCAAAAGACGGGAAATGGGCGTTTTGTAGCGGTGGCGATCAAAAAGCACGTGGACACCAGGGTTACGTAGGTGAAGATGGCTACCATAGATTAAATATTTTGGAAGTTCAGCGGTTAATACGGTTTATGCCAAAGGCTGTAATTTGTGTAGTTCCCGGCTGGGCAGTAGGAGGTGGGCATAGTTTGCACGTAGTTTGCGATTTAACACTTGCCAGTAAAGAACACGCTATTTTTAAACAAACCGATGCCGATGTAACTAGTTTTGATGCCGGTTATGGTTCAGCTTATTTGGCGAAAATGGTAGGGCAGAAGAAGGCACGGGAAATCTTTTTCCTCGGAAGAAATTATTCTGCGCAAGAAGCTTATGAAATGGGAATGGTGAACGCGGTAATTCCGCACGATGAGCTGGAAGATACTGCTTATGAATGGGCACAGGAAATTATGGCAAAATCGCCAACTTCTATAAAGATGCTGAAATTCGCCATGAACATGACCGATGACGGAATGGTTGGCCAGCAAGTGTTTGCAGGAGAAGTTACCCGACTTGCTTATATGACAGATGAAGCAAAAGAAGGCCGTGATGCTTTTCTGGAAAAAAGAAAACCTAATTTTGATAAAAAATGGATTCCATAG
- a CDS encoding CvfB family protein, translating to MLRIGENHTLNIVRETEPGLFLTDNEGNEVLLPNKYIPETFEIGEEIDVFVYLDHEERPVSTTLEPLVKLDEFAFLKCVETTEFGAFLDWGLEKHLFVPFKEQAYPMKKGGRYLIFCYLDEETDRLVGSSKVHAFLDNSELTIAPFEEVDLIISNKSDLGYNVIINQLHLGLIYHDDVFQEINVGDEMRGFITKTRPDGKIDVSLQRPGYRSIEPNAELILDKLKRNEGYLNLTDKSSPEAIHSQLGISKKSFKRAAGNLYKQRKIDIKDDGIYLKED from the coding sequence ATGCTTAGAATTGGTGAAAATCATACGCTTAATATTGTAAGGGAAACCGAGCCTGGACTTTTCTTAACAGATAATGAAGGGAATGAAGTTTTACTTCCGAATAAATATATACCCGAAACTTTTGAAATAGGTGAAGAGATTGATGTTTTTGTTTACCTGGATCATGAAGAAAGACCAGTGTCAACTACCTTAGAACCTCTAGTGAAACTTGATGAATTTGCTTTTCTAAAATGTGTAGAAACCACTGAATTTGGTGCTTTTTTAGATTGGGGACTTGAAAAACACTTATTTGTTCCGTTTAAGGAGCAGGCTTACCCTATGAAAAAGGGCGGACGCTATCTTATTTTTTGCTATTTAGATGAAGAAACCGATCGTTTGGTAGGTTCAAGCAAAGTACATGCATTTTTGGATAATTCTGAATTAACCATAGCGCCTTTTGAAGAGGTAGATCTTATAATTAGCAATAAAAGTGATTTAGGTTACAATGTAATTATTAATCAGCTGCATTTAGGTTTGATCTATCACGACGATGTTTTCCAGGAAATAAATGTTGGTGATGAAATGCGCGGATTTATCACTAAAACCCGTCCCGATGGCAAAATTGATGTTAGCCTGCAAAGACCAGGTTACAGAAGTATTGAACCAAATGCTGAGTTAATCCTTGATAAATTAAAGAGAAACGAAGGTTATCTAAACCTTACCGATAAATCTTCTCCCGAAGCTATTCACAGTCAGTTAGGAATTAGCAAAAAGAGCTTTAAGCGTGCCGCAGGGAATCTTTATAAACAAAGAAAAATAGATATTAAAGACGACGGTATTTATCTTAAAGAAGATTAG
- a CDS encoding alpha-ketoacid dehydrogenase subunit alpha/beta, whose product MEKLDRPKKFQCRYLPNSRPNAKTFRPCPGFKIYRNVEGLPAEKFSENGNEIAWGTIGNASTSEGHFWETLNAAGVMQVPMVLSVWDDEYGISVHAKHQTTKENISEIVKGFQRDEENKGYEIIVVNGWDYVALIEAYEKAEKIARREHCPVLIHVVELTQPQGHSTSGSHERYKNEQRLSWEREYDCNVKFRKWILENNISTDEELQNIEKEIKREVREGKKKAWNKYAEPTKAKQKELLVVLSKLAKNTEKKDTVVKLAKDLNANKEPLKKDLAVAARKTLRAIRKENSEEKSQLLNWLKEFEKDMANDYNSHLYIESNGIQTEVLPEYDEDSAEVDGRIILRDNFDQIFGNIPETLIFGEDTGEIGDVNQGLEGLQKKYGKLRVADVGIREATILGQGIGMAMRGLRPIAEIQYLDYVMYAIQGMSDDLATLQYRTKGKQKAPLIIRTRGHRLEGIWHSGSQMGGILNLVRGMYVLVPRNMTKAAGFYNTLLKQDTPALLVECLNGYRLKEKKPSNLADLRTPIGKVETIREGSDITLVSYGSTLRIVTQTAEELSEYGINAEVIDIQSLLPFDLDHDIVKSVEKTNRLLVIDEDVPGGASAYILDKVLNEQNAWRYLDSKPQTLTAKEHRPAYGTDGDYFSKPSAEDIFEKVYSIFNEVNPEEYPAIR is encoded by the coding sequence CTGGAAAAACTTGATAGACCAAAAAAATTCCAGTGCCGATATCTCCCCAACAGCCGGCCAAATGCCAAGACTTTTAGGCCTTGCCCAGGCTTCAAAATTTATAGAAACGTAGAAGGTTTACCTGCCGAGAAATTTTCAGAAAACGGAAATGAAATCGCCTGGGGAACTATTGGAAATGCCAGTACCAGCGAAGGCCATTTTTGGGAAACCCTGAACGCTGCAGGCGTAATGCAGGTGCCTATGGTTTTAAGCGTATGGGACGACGAATATGGGATTTCGGTACACGCCAAACATCAAACTACAAAAGAAAATATTTCTGAAATCGTAAAAGGTTTCCAAAGAGATGAAGAAAATAAAGGCTACGAGATTATCGTGGTTAATGGCTGGGATTATGTAGCGCTAATTGAAGCCTACGAAAAGGCTGAAAAAATAGCACGAAGAGAACATTGTCCGGTTCTTATTCACGTGGTAGAACTAACACAACCACAAGGGCACTCTACTTCCGGTTCTCATGAGCGATACAAAAATGAGCAACGTTTGTCCTGGGAACGTGAATACGATTGTAATGTAAAGTTTAGAAAATGGATTTTAGAGAACAATATTAGCACAGATGAAGAGCTGCAAAATATTGAAAAAGAAATAAAACGCGAGGTAAGAGAAGGCAAGAAAAAAGCGTGGAATAAGTATGCTGAACCCACCAAAGCCAAACAAAAAGAATTACTCGTTGTACTTTCTAAACTGGCAAAAAATACCGAGAAAAAAGATACAGTAGTTAAACTTGCTAAAGATCTTAACGCTAATAAAGAACCGCTTAAAAAAGATCTTGCGGTTGCAGCAAGAAAGACTTTAAGGGCAATTAGAAAAGAAAATTCTGAAGAAAAATCCCAATTACTGAATTGGCTTAAGGAATTTGAAAAAGATATGGCTAATGATTATAACAGCCATTTGTATATTGAATCTAACGGGATTCAAACTGAAGTTTTACCGGAATATGATGAAGATTCAGCTGAAGTTGATGGAAGAATTATTCTGCGTGATAACTTTGACCAGATTTTTGGCAATATCCCTGAAACCCTCATCTTTGGTGAAGATACCGGTGAGATTGGTGATGTAAACCAGGGACTGGAAGGTCTTCAGAAAAAATACGGAAAACTACGCGTTGCCGATGTTGGTATTCGCGAGGCCACGATCCTCGGCCAGGGAATTGGAATGGCAATGCGAGGTCTAAGGCCTATTGCTGAAATTCAATACCTGGATTACGTTATGTATGCTATACAGGGGATGAGTGACGATCTTGCTACCTTACAATACCGAACCAAAGGAAAACAAAAAGCTCCGCTAATTATAAGAACCCGTGGCCATCGCTTAGAAGGAATTTGGCATAGTGGTTCCCAAATGGGAGGAATTCTAAACCTGGTACGCGGAATGTATGTTCTGGTACCAAGAAATATGACCAAAGCAGCAGGTTTTTATAATACTCTTTTAAAACAGGATACTCCTGCGCTATTGGTGGAGTGCTTAAACGGGTACCGTTTAAAAGAAAAAAAACCGAGTAACTTAGCCGATCTTAGAACGCCAATTGGCAAAGTAGAAACCATTAGAGAAGGAAGCGATATTACCTTAGTTTCTTATGGCTCTACCTTAAGAATTGTAACTCAAACGGCTGAAGAATTAAGTGAATATGGTATTAATGCTGAAGTAATAGATATTCAATCTCTACTTCCTTTTGATTTGGATCACGACATTGTAAAAAGCGTAGAAAAAACTAACAGACTTCTGGTTATAGACGAGGATGTTCCGGGAGGAGCCTCAGCCTATATTTTAGATAAGGTTTTAAACGAGCAAAACGCCTGGAGATACCTGGACAGCAAACCGCAAACACTAACCGCTAAGGAACATCGCCCGGCTTATGGAACCGATGGAGATTATTTTAGTAAACCTTCAGCAGAAGATATTTTTGAAAAGGTTTATTCAATTTTCAACGAGGTAAATCCAGAGGAATATCCGGCGATACGATAA
- a CDS encoding PH domain-containing protein, whose product MNPEAYSNAQRQSIAGILLIFISSLYKLFRTFWAVGAYLLVSGPSRNTLIYIGLGLLFIGILTFIYSYLYYRKFVFYIDYKREEFVLEKGIFSTENTAIPFDKIQQVYFKRSILQRIIKVYSLIIDTAGSNLKEVEIKAISGEDANKLSKILLKAKAKNTEENSIEESLETEDNNEVFWTHKVGFLTLLKIGISTNYLRGLSLVFAFVMTIYNRVNTYFKDRVEDVEVYFDQFSGVLQSIGFLALLFVLLLLLSISITIIEVFIKYYGLTIQQNKDKMEVEMGLKTNTKVSLQPRRLQLMRIKTNPVQKRFNLYEAQISLSSSENELQKNKIKIPGLGKEIVKKIKYFLYPESSKSSFSTTFRPDKLLLFRKISLAVLPVLIFLALWYFTDFIRLKLWAVLAVASLYMLAALSLQILAFRARKLIITEEFLQKKTGFWNKTEETLELFKIQSISVKQPIWYKRKNLVNVVFHTAGGDLNFYAVNRDILQYVNYVLYKAEVSSKNWM is encoded by the coding sequence ATGAATCCTGAAGCCTACAGTAACGCCCAGCGCCAATCTATAGCCGGAATCCTTCTTATATTTATTTCAAGCCTCTATAAATTATTTAGAACTTTTTGGGCGGTTGGTGCCTATTTGTTAGTTAGCGGCCCCAGTAGAAATACTTTAATTTATATTGGTTTGGGTTTGCTTTTTATTGGGATTCTAACCTTTATTTATAGCTACCTGTACTATCGCAAATTTGTTTTTTATATAGATTATAAACGGGAGGAATTTGTGTTGGAAAAAGGAATTTTTTCTACCGAAAATACTGCGATTCCTTTTGATAAAATTCAGCAGGTTTATTTTAAACGTTCTATTCTGCAACGAATAATCAAGGTGTACAGCCTGATAATTGATACCGCTGGAAGCAATCTAAAAGAGGTTGAAATTAAAGCTATATCTGGCGAAGATGCTAATAAGCTTTCAAAAATTCTATTAAAAGCGAAAGCTAAAAATACCGAAGAAAATTCAATAGAAGAATCTTTAGAAACTGAGGATAATAACGAGGTTTTTTGGACTCATAAGGTAGGATTTCTCACGCTTCTTAAAATTGGGATAAGCACTAATTATCTTCGCGGGCTTTCGTTGGTTTTTGCATTTGTAATGACTATTTATAATAGAGTAAACACCTATTTTAAAGATCGGGTAGAAGATGTTGAAGTTTATTTTGATCAGTTTTCTGGGGTCTTGCAATCTATCGGGTTCTTAGCACTGCTTTTTGTGCTTCTCTTACTTTTAAGTATAAGTATTACAATTATTGAAGTATTTATTAAGTATTATGGCTTAACAATTCAGCAGAATAAGGATAAAATGGAGGTAGAAATGGGGTTAAAAACCAATACCAAGGTTTCCCTTCAACCAAGACGGCTTCAATTGATGAGAATTAAAACCAACCCGGTTCAAAAGCGGTTCAATCTTTATGAAGCCCAAATTTCCTTATCCAGCAGCGAAAATGAACTTCAAAAAAATAAAATAAAGATTCCCGGCCTGGGAAAAGAGATCGTAAAAAAGATAAAGTATTTTTTATATCCAGAATCTTCTAAATCTAGTTTCAGCACGACCTTTAGACCAGATAAATTATTATTATTCAGAAAAATTTCATTGGCAGTATTGCCGGTATTGATATTTCTCGCACTCTGGTATTTTACAGATTTTATAAGACTAAAATTATGGGCTGTTTTAGCCGTAGCAAGTTTATATATGCTTGCCGCTTTATCTTTACAAATTCTTGCCTTTAGAGCTAGAAAACTTATAATTACCGAAGAATTTCTTCAGAAAAAAACTGGCTTTTGGAATAAAACCGAAGAAACCCTGGAATTATTTAAAATCCAATCTATAAGTGTAAAGCAACCTATTTGGTATAAAAGAAAAAACCTCGTGAATGTAGTTTTCCATACCGCCGGGGGTGATTTAAACTTTTATGCTGTGAATAGAGATATTTTGCAATACGTAAATTATGTGTTGTATAAGGCAGAGGTTAGTTCAAAAAACTGGATGTAA
- a CDS encoding PH domain-containing protein: MDSIAKDFSNEQIDLASLPKYESVAFSSVSSKYLIKMNIQTGIFMLVLTVALGVFWFFQLNYIQSGIIFAFVLIAFIFRFWNNYKLLQSLGYAIRERDIIYRRGFIFSKTTVIPFNRVQHASISRGIWDKILGISSLNIFTAGGGGSDITIPGLDPEMAVQLKEAIAVKISEDES; encoded by the coding sequence ATGGATTCCATAGCCAAAGATTTTAGTAACGAACAAATAGATTTAGCTTCCCTGCCCAAATATGAGTCGGTAGCGTTTTCTTCAGTTTCGTCTAAATATCTTATAAAAATGAATATTCAGACGGGCATTTTTATGCTCGTGCTTACTGTGGCGCTTGGTGTTTTTTGGTTTTTTCAGCTAAATTATATTCAATCGGGAATTATTTTTGCCTTTGTATTAATCGCTTTTATATTTAGATTTTGGAATAATTATAAGCTGCTTCAAAGTTTGGGTTATGCTATAAGGGAAAGAGATATTATTTATAGAAGAGGATTTATTTTTAGTAAAACAACGGTAATTCCGTTTAATAGGGTACAGCACGCTTCAATTTCAAGAGGGATTTGGGATAAGATTTTAGGAATTTCCAGCCTTAATATTTTTACTGCCGGTGGAGGAGGAAGTGATATTACTATTCCCGGTTTAGATCCCGAAATGGCTGTTCAATTAAAAGAGGCAATTGCGGTTAAGATTTCTGAAGATGAATCCTGA